The stretch of DNA cACACGGTCAATGTATGCACCACACTTTTAGACGCGAGGTGTCTCGGGGAGTGCACACGTGATTTCCATCCCATTTGTTTTTCGTTGGACTCATTCATGAATTATTGACCTCCTAATATGCTCCTATACCTATTCAAACACCAAACTCGGCTCGTTAGTacctaaaaataaaaagaaaaatctaattAAGCTAACTaaactacgaattgggttgcctcccaacaagcgtctTAATTAGCGTCACGACATGACGAATACAACATCACAATGGGTTGCCTCCTatgaagtgcctgatttaacttTGCGGCACCACGGAGAATGTTCCCTCAAACATCCACCATGTATATCAAAATATTTTGATGACGAACACCATCACCCCAATAGTTTTTAAAACTTTCCCATTGACTAAAAATGATCCATTACTTTCGGGATCCGGTAGTTCAACAGATCCATGCTTCGTAGCCCGTAATACATCAAATGGCCCCAAACATCTAGACTTGAGCTTCCCAGGAAAGGGCTTCAACCTTGAATTGAACAATAGAAGGGCTTGACCTAGTTCAAACTCACGATGCAAAATATGTTTGTCATGTCATCTATTTGTTTTATCTTTATACAACTTCGCATTCTCATATGCATGGAATCGAAACTCTTCGAGCTTATTGAGTTGTAACATTCATTTTTCCCCAGGTAGATCCATATCAAATTTGAGCTTCTTGATTGCCCAATATGCCTTGTGCTCAAGATCACGTGAAAGTGACAAGCCTTCTCATAAACTAACCTATATGGTGAAGTGCCAATTGGAGTTTTGTAtgcagttcgatatgcccatagagCGTCATCCAACTTGCTAgctataaggccccgtaaaagtttgccAAGGATTAAAGTTTTTATGGTGCCAAGGTAAGCTAATGTGCCACAGTACGGATTTTTGGATTGTGCAATGCATCGTGGAGTAATTTGTAGAAAATGACAATTCTGTGGTACATTATGCTATCGCGGATATGATACCCTGACCGCAGAATTACCGCGGAATGAATCAGAAGCAACTCAAATTTGAGGGACATTTTCTGGTCCATTATGATACCGCAAAATGCATCGCGGATCTCTTCCACTGATCGCGGATCTGCCAGACCCAACCCAGATTTTGAAGACCATTTTGTGGAATTTCGCTGATCGCAGATATGTTCTGTTACCGTGGAATTGCATCGCAAAATTGACATCGGgggattatttttaaaatttcctAATCTGATTCTATTTTGATATAAAGACTTAGAGAGTCATTATAGAAGGTATAACTTGAGgttttagagagagaagagaAATTTAAAGAGAGAGGGAGAAGCTCTATTAATTacactcttcaattcttgctcaaatcttgggaTTCTACAGGGAAACTCACACCCTTTTCAACCAACCGGATAAGTTTTTGcccctaagctttcatgcaatgtTTGTTATGGGTTTAAGTTGACATGTTATTATTTTGgggcttatgggatggtgattggaatccATAAGCCCTAAATTTCAAATTTGGGGTACCTGTGAAGAATGGAAGGTATAATCCTTGAGTAGGGAGTAAACGAATGGGCATGCATGTGCCAATGAAGGTTGTTGGGTGTTGTAGGACTATTGTAGATTAATTAATTGCTTTGGAATGGGTTATGGGGTGGAGGAATTCCATTTTCAAACCTTGTAGTTGAATTCGCATATTAGGTATTTGGAAAAATGCTTAAAAGACCTATATCATGAGATTTCCTTTTAATAGTGGTTAAAATGAACTATGTAAATGTAGATTGAATTTCTAAAGAGTAGTGGAACGCCGTAGTGATTCTAAGAAAAGCTtaatcgaggtatgttggctaaacttctcctATAAAATCTGAatctatgagttccttgtaaatTCCAAATGTGGTTTGTTCAAGCCCCTATTCTTATCGTTCCACATTGATTGTAACAATTGATTTATGCGAATGATTGTATACTCAAGTCATGTTCCATTTGCCCTAACATGTTACTCTCCAATGGGAAAATATTTCAAATATGGTTATTATATCTAATGCTTGTGACTTGAATTCATGTTTCATTTGCAAATCCTTATGCTCCCTTTTGGAAAGAGAATTCAATGTGTTTAAGACTCTTATTACTCATGTACTTAAAGTCATGATTTCCAAATGGTCTTTATGTTTTTGACTTATGATGATCCTGGAAAGTGAAAGAATgaaagtatgaaatatgaaatgtgGCCATAGTGCCAAGAATAAGGATTTACATGTATGGCCAAGAGTTCCaatatcatgaaaagaattataaaAAGGCTACGAGATGCGTACTTTGTTTTTATATAGAATttgttttgggagtatcattaggtCACCGAGGAAGGCTGGGTTATAAATGCCCAAGACGGAAACTACATATGCCGGTGTAGGAGTAGATTGAGGGGTGAGTCCCCATTATATTAtattgatattattccccttaattgggatgagttgATAGCTAGCAAGGACCATGTCGACCCAcacaacattgtggtgagacgacttAGACGATCGGGTAgggatcggatgccatgccgtgcGCATGGTGGTATTGTGGTTCTATGTCCACCCACATGCATTAGGGttagatggcttagccgatcgagcgGATATCTGACTCCATGCCATGTGCATGGTGGTGTGTCAGTACTAAGGATCTCCCAAACTAAATGATTAGTGCTTACTTGAAAATTTACTtcgttttaacttggcatttaaaTAAGTATTGATTTTCTTACTATCGTACTACTATTCTGTTtcatttagaggctccgtagacatgttaTGGGTTGTATTATGATTGGGGTaacaaactaaaaatgttgtagttGTCGGACATGTTTCCACTTTTAAACcatgaacttgtaatattttggaaatcgtaaATGAAGTTTCTATAAGTAATGAAACTGGTGTTGTACATGTTATTCTCTGGTTCGCCTAACTCTTGGTATTCATACTCAAATTACATGGGTATGGTTGGGTAGAACGCATCAAGTAGTCTTACTTGACTGGGATATCTCGATTGAGCGCCAATCTCGCTCCCTAGGGTTGGGGTGcgacaagcttggtatcagagcctaaggtttttaaattgtcctaggatgtctcagagctatgtctagtagagtccttcttatcggtttgttgttgaccacatctataattaggaggctatttgggcatttaggaatttcacccttctttgatattctagatcgtgcgatagagcttgaTTATAAGATTGCCCCCTTTCAAACTCGTGCGTTGTTCTACTTTTTCAGTACAAGGCACCTAAAAAGAAGGCATAGAGTAGCAAAGGGCCAATTCCACCCCAGGAGTGGCCGTTGATACTATACTTGATGTTgcaggtgagcacccgaggggtgaggatatacCCCCCACCACAACACATCCTGTATCTACTATTCCTGCTGAGAATGCATCGATtcctcctccaactgatattctagCTCCACCTCTATCCTCAACCATTGGTCCTAGTGTTTCTGATGTGGACCTTAGGGGATACATACAGATGTTGACCCAGATGATCAACAAGgatgtatctaccatttggtccgagtcACGGACACTGAGGGTGAGGCACtgacacttgagtccgtgccggcagtgaatgaatttccagaggtctttcctaATGAGCTTCCTGGGATCctaccagacagggagattgattttgggatcgaTGGTTTGCCGGGCACACAACCCATATCAATTCCATCTTATAGAATGGCTCCGACAAaattgaaggaactgaaggagcagttgaaggatttgttggagaagggtttcatctgactgAGTATGTCGCTTCAGGGCGCACTGGTTCTCTTTGTAATGAAGAAGGACCGGTcactaaggatgtgtattgactatcggcagctcaacaaggtcacaatcgaGAATAAGTACCCATTGCCATTGATACATGACCTGTTCGATCAGTTAAAAGgagctaagtacttctccaagatttaCTGAACAtcagggtatcaccaattgaagatcagggagtaggatattccgaagacagctttcaggactcagtatgggcacttcgagtttctggtgatgtcctttgggctaactaatgccccaacaacctttatggaTCTTACGAATCGATTCTTCAAGCCTTTCCCTGAATCTTTTATGATAGTATTCACTAACGACATCCTTGTGTATTCccaaagtcgagaggaccatgccgaccATCTCAGAGCAATTTTGCAAACCCTATATCAGCATAAGtcgtatgcaaagttttcaaaatgtgagttttagcTCGAGTCTGTCACTTTCTTGGGACATGTTATTTCAAGCGAGGGAATCAAGGTCTATCCTCAGAAGATTGtagttgtgaagaattggcctagacctacaactccgacagagattcgcagtttcttgagCTTAGCTGGTACTACAGAAGGTTTGGGGAGgggttttcttttctttcctctccattgactaaattgatgcagaaggTAGCTAAATTCCtgtggtcagatgcttgtgaaaagagttttcaTGAGTTGAagtcaagattgactacgacatcGGTGTTGACCTTACCGGAGGGTACAAGTGGgtttgttgtgtattgtgatgcttcaagggttggacttgggtgtgtattaatgcaacgtGGCAAATTGATCACTTATGCtgctaggcaactcaagaacaaTAAAAAGAATTATCCACCACATGATTTAGATCTTGTGGCGGTGTtgtttgcattgaaaatttggcatcattatttgtatgggatcTATGTGGAcatattcatggaccataagagtatttaatacattttcaagcagaaagagttgaatctaAGGCAAaggagatggcttgagttactcaaagactacgccatcaatattctatatcatccggggaaagctaacattgtggcagatgctcttagccgaaaatccatgggtagtttggATCACTTGGAGGCATACTGAAGGACGTTGGCCAAGGATGTTCACCGGCTGGCTAGTTTGAGAGTTCCGCTTACGGACTCTAGCAAAGGTGGGGTGGTTATGCAAATTATGGTTGAATTATTACTCAAAGTTGAAGTCAAGGATAAACAATATGATGATCCGTTATTGGTGAAATTGAAGGATGGGATTCACAAACACAAAACCatggctttttctcttggaatAATGATGGTACGCCAAGGTACCAATGGTGAttgtgtgttccaaatgtggatggacttcgggAGAGAATTATTACTGAGGCTCATATTTCCAAGTATTCTATGCAtccaggctctacaaagatgtaccatgatctcaaggaattctactggtggaatgacataaAGAGggatgtagcggactttgtggctagatgcccaaattgtcagcaagtgaggGCCGAGCACCAGAAGCCCGATGTCTTGGCATAGAATATAAGGAGATGATCAACATGGAATTTGTGGTAGGTTTGCCTCGCACACCTCGTAAGTTTGATTCCATTTGGGTAATTGTCGACCGACTCACGAAATCCGCGCACTCCTTGCTTGCAAAGGCTACATCCACAACATAACTCTATGATCAGCTGCACATCAAAGAGATCGTTAGGtttcatggcactccagtttctatcatctcagatcgaggggcacagttcaccGCTAAGTTTTGGCAGAAATTTCAGCAagatttgggtactcaggtaaatcttagtacaactttccatccacagatcGACAGGCAGGCAGAGCGGAATAGTCAAACGCTTGAGAATATGGTACGCGCGTGTGTTCTTGACTACAAAGGTTGCTGGGATGACCATTTgacgctcatagaatttgcctacaataacagttatcataccagcattcagatggcaccattcgaggctctatatggtaggaggtgtagatctcccattggttgGTTTGAAGTTGGAGAAGTAGAATTGATAGGGCCatacctcatgcatcaggctatggagaaggtcaaGATCATTAAGGAACAATTGAAAACTACTCAGAGcgccagaagtcctattcggatgtgcgtcgcATGGATTTGGAGTTCTAAGaggatgactgggtattcttgaaagtttctcccatgaagggtataatgcgaattgggaagaaagggaaattgagtccaaggtatATTGGACTATACAGAATCGTGCAGAGGGTTGATCAAATGGCCTATAAGCTTGAGTTACCTCctgagatgtctttagtgcacctaGTATTTCATGTGttcatgttgaagaaggtagttgaaGATCCTTCTCTTATCGTACCGGTGAAGGCTATTGAAGTTATtaaagaattgacttatgaggagattTCGATTGCCATCCTTGATAGACATGTTTggaagttgaggaataaagagattgcctccgtcaaaGTACT from Nicotiana tomentosiformis chromosome 11, ASM39032v3, whole genome shotgun sequence encodes:
- the LOC138901380 gene encoding uncharacterized protein, with the translated sequence MVELLLKVEVKDKQYDDPLLVKLKDGIHKHKTMAFSLGIMMVRQGSTKMYHDLKEFYWWNDIKRDVADFVARCPNCQQLHIKEIVRFHGTPVSIISDRGAQFTAKFWQKFQQDLGTQVNLSTTFHPQIDRQAERNSQTLENMVRACVLDYKGCWDDHLTLIEFAYNNSYHTSIQMAPFEALYGRRCRSPIGWFEVGEVELIGPYLMHQAMEKVKIIKEQLKTTQSARSPIRMCVAWIWSSKRMTGYS
- the LOC138901381 gene encoding uncharacterized protein; this translates as MRIGKKGKLSPRYIGLYRIVQRVDQMAYKLELPPEMSLVHLVFHVFMLKKVVEDPSLIVPVKAIEVIKELTYEEISIAILDRHVWKLRNKEIASVKVLLRNHQVEEATWEAEEVMKRKYPHLFV